ACACCCACGAATCCTCCGGGAACACTGTAGTCAGAACCGTCTCCACTTCCCCACCCGATCCGAGCCGAACCAGATCCACCACGCCGGGAGCAGGCACGTTGTCGACGGAGTCAAACCGCCCAGCGATGAGACGGCTTCTGTCCGCCAGAGTCACATACGCATCAATCCCATTCAGCCGGGATACTCCGGGAGCGAAATTGGTATCCTTGTCCCAATACTCCGACTGCCCACTCAAGTAAGCCTGTGCCGCCAGAAACACGATCAAACCCACCTTCCCAAGGCCGACACGTCGTTTCCCGGTTACCATAAAGCAACTCCATTCCTCCCGACAAAATGCCTAAAGTCCAGCGGTGTTCTTGCTGCAGCCAGCTCCACCATAAGGAGAAACCGCTAACCCTCTCAAATAGTCGCCGCTACCGCCGCCAGGACGAAATCGGCACGCCCTACTGCGTCACCATCGACTTCGACACGATCGAGAAGGAAGGCGACACCTTCACCCTCCGCGAACGCGATTCGATGCAGAAAAACGCGTCAACGAAGCCGAGCTCTTCGCCATCCTCGACGAGCAGGTTTACTGAGCCAGATCTGGTTGTAGGGTCGTCGCTCGTCGACGACCGCCGCAATCTGTAGCCGAGGTCTCTGACCTCGGCTTTTTGCTGCCCACGCACCGCCCATCATACAATTGGACGCCGCCGACTACTCCCCATGCCTATTTGTATACCAGTCTATTCAATCAGCCAAAACGTTGGCGCGGTTACGCTAACTAAGAGAAAACTGTGAACTTCCAACGAAGAGAACGATATTCCCAGTGCCCCGCCTCGTTCAATTACCATCCCATTTCCTCCCTTGCCGAACCTGCATCTCACGGATGAGAACCAACGCACATGAAACTGCGACGCCCACCTCTTCAGATCGATCCGCAGAATCCTTTCTCGGGCTCCCTTTTTCAACGAGAGCAATTCGCCGACTCGCTCACATCGCTTATTCGAAAATCGCAGGACGGCACTGTTATTTTTGTGAACGGGCCGTGGGGCTCCGGAAAGAGCACCTTCCTGAAGATGTGGCAGTCGAAACTCTCCAACGAGAACCTCCCCTGCCTCGCGTTTGATGCCTTCGCCGCCGACAGCCACGAGGATCCGTTTCTGTCGTTCACCGGCGAAATCTACGGACTTTTGAAAGGGCTCGAAGACTCGCGCACCGGCATTGAACCCGTAACTCGAAAGTTTCGCGAAGCAGCCGTCGACGTTCTCAAGGCTGCCGCCCCAGTTGCGGCAAAAGTTGCCCTGAAATGGGCCACCGCGGGTGTCGTCGGAAACAACGAACTCGGTCAAATGGCAGAGGCTGCAAGCGGGACCGGTGACAATCTTGCCGAGGCAGCCGAGTCCGTGATTCGGCGCAAAATCGAGGAGTATTCGGCATCCAAGTCGACCACCGCTCACTTCAAGGAAACATTGGAAAGCGCCGCTTCCCTCATCCGAGATGAGCATGACTTCCCGCTCACCATCGTGGTGGACGAACTGGACCGTTGCCGCCCTGACTTCGCGCTCGGCCTTCTAGAGCGGATAAAACACCTCTTTGACGTTTCCGGAGTCGTCTTCGTGCTGTTCGTCAATCAACGGCAAATCGAGAGCTACATCGGATCTGTCTACGGCGAAACAGTCGATGCACCATCTTACCTTCAAAAATTTGGCGACTTGTTTGTGGATATTCCCGCTGAGTCTAACGCCGCCATACATTCGGGAGGGCTTCCAGAATTTTTCGGCAAATTGCTTCGAGATTTCAACTATCCTTCCGATGGCTCATTCAGCGCTGTCGCCTCACAACTTGCTGTCTTCGGTGATCATTTCGGTCTAACGCTGCGTGAAGCTGAACACGTGGTTCGTGTTATAGCGCTGGATGGTGCCGCGACCGGGAATCGAGAGTTCGATTGGTATCCGTTCCGTGAGTTCTTCTCCGTAGTAAAAATCAAACGGCCCGATCTCTTTTCTGAGATCTGCGCGCAAACCACCGACACTGCCGCCTTGGTCAATGCACTAAGAATCGAAAAGTTGAGAAGTCGCGCAAACGGCGAGCGTTCGGACGAAATGGCCAAAATTTGGGCCGGTTTGATCCACGTCGCGCAAGAGACGCACTCAGATCAAGTTGTTGATCACTACATTCAAACACTGAGGAGAATTTTTCGGGCCGGCGAAACCGCAGCTGGATACACTTGCCGTCGGCTGTCCCGCTTCCGATATCAGCCGTAACAGTGCAACCGCTCGCACAACCTTGATCGCCGCAACGTCGGCCTTGGCTATCTGAATCATCGAATTAAAAGCTCGGGCGGCTTTCACGCCTCCCACCGCAATCTCTTCGCTCAGCGCCCGCCCCGAGACCCACGGCTCACCGCCGCACCCAATCCGGCAGGACGACGTCCTTCGCCCGGCTTGCGGGCGTGACCTGCAGGTGCTCGAGTCTGCCATCAACCAAGCGCGCCTCGACGGTGGTTTGACCGGGGGCGTGCAGCTTGAAGTCGACATCCCAATCAACCGGCCAAGCCGGTAGCAGGTAGAGCGCGTCGCCCACCGGCTGGAGCAGCATTTCCTGCACGCCGATCATGCCAGAGCCGCCCCAGTTGTGATCCGGCACCCAGTCATGGCCGGGGCCCCACCAGGTCGGGAAGCGCCGGCCGGAGTCACCCATTTTTTGCAGGGTCAGTTCCGCCGCTTCCGCGGTCAGACCCAGTCGGGCGCAGAAGATCGCGTCCTGATGCCAGCTGACGATCTGCTTTTGGTCCGGTCGGTCGAAACCGTAATGCCAAGTGTTACGCGCAACCTGCAAATCCGGCTGCCCCACACCGTATTGTCTCCACGGATACACCGGATAAAGTTGCGGCAGCTCGACGTTCTGGACGCGCGACCAGGACCACGCCGGCGCGATCACTTCATGTCCGTCCACGTCACGCCGCCCGATCTCAGGCAGGCGCGCCAGCATCCTCTCCCACCCACCCCGGCGATCGTTTGGCAGTTGATCGGCCGGCAAGGCCAGCAACCCCGTCAGCACACCGCGCAGCGCGGCGAGCGTGCTCGTCGGATTGAGCGCATCCTTGTAGGTCTCGTTGGCGGTGCCGGGAAAGAGGATGAGCTTTCCGTCGTCATCCAAGGGTCGACCCGTGCGCTGCACCGCCTCGGCCTGGTAGAACGCGTCGTAGAAGTGCAGACAGCTCTCGATCAACGGCAGGTAGTCACGCACATCGGCGCCGGCGTAGCGGTGCGTTTCCAGGATCATGCCGCAGAATTCAAACACGGTGTCCCACTGGTAATTGACCCAGTCACTGTCCTCGATGCCTGGCAGCGCCTCCGCGCTTCGATGCCAGTTGTATTCGTAGGCCACCGGCAGGCCGAAGTTCTCGATCTGCTCCGTAAAACTCGCGCCGTCGATGCCCCAATACTCTCGCGATCGCATCTCCGCGTTGCCCAGCGCGCGCCGATAAAACTCAAACTGCGGCCGCATCATATCGAAGTCACCCGACGCCAGCATCGGCCAATACACCAGCCGTTGGTTTTGCGCGGTAAACGAACCGCCACCCCACCGCCGATAGTCCGGCGAA
This portion of the Actomonas aquatica genome encodes:
- a CDS encoding KAP family P-loop NTPase fold protein; amino-acid sequence: MKLRRPPLQIDPQNPFSGSLFQREQFADSLTSLIRKSQDGTVIFVNGPWGSGKSTFLKMWQSKLSNENLPCLAFDAFAADSHEDPFLSFTGEIYGLLKGLEDSRTGIEPVTRKFREAAVDVLKAAAPVAAKVALKWATAGVVGNNELGQMAEAASGTGDNLAEAAESVIRRKIEEYSASKSTTAHFKETLESAASLIRDEHDFPLTIVVDELDRCRPDFALGLLERIKHLFDVSGVVFVLFVNQRQIESYIGSVYGETVDAPSYLQKFGDLFVDIPAESNAAIHSGGLPEFFGKLLRDFNYPSDGSFSAVASQLAVFGDHFGLTLREAEHVVRVIALDGAATGNREFDWYPFREFFSVVKIKRPDLFSEICAQTTDTAALVNALRIEKLRSRANGERSDEMAKIWAGLIHVAQETHSDQVVDHYIQTLRRIFRAGETAAGYTCRRLSRFRYQP
- a CDS encoding DUF5703 domain-containing protein; the protein is MPVVLVWVMAGCAWATELSDHNVGWDSPSANALASMPCGGGDVGLNVWVEDGDLLIYLSRSGTFDELNGMPKLGRLRVRFDPNPFGTEAVEFRQELRLREGDVVLQAKVGEVDVRLEVWVDVNRPVAHVVAHSSAPISLVATYENWRMEPREQGANERGANRSYQDAPEPAVVRPDVVEFVGEAVRFYHRNEGRTAFDLVVEQQGLDPVKDELWNPLEHLTFGGELSGAGLVPDGTVEGVYASTPYRGWRLRSERAATDHALQVTMHVAQAPSLEEWVAGLAERVHAAAIDPARDRQATQAWWAQFWDRSHVFIDEPIGSPAWQVGRNYQVFRYQLGTNARGDYPTKFNGGLFTVDPEFTDPQLPFSPDYRRWGGGSFTAQNQRLVYWPMLASGDFDMMRPQFEFYRRALGNAEMRSREYWGIDGASFTEQIENFGLPVAYEYNWHRSAEALPGIEDSDWVNYQWDTVFEFCGMILETHRYAGADVRDYLPLIESCLHFYDAFYQAEAVQRTGRPLDDDGKLILFPGTANETYKDALNPTSTLAALRGVLTGLLALPADQLPNDRRGGWERMLARLPEIGRRDVDGHEVIAPAWSWSRVQNVELPQLYPVYPWRQYGVGQPDLQVARNTWHYGFDRPDQKQIVSWHQDAIFCARLGLTAEAAELTLQKMGDSGRRFPTWWGPGHDWVPDHNWGGSGMIGVQEMLLQPVGDALYLLPAWPVDWDVDFKLHAPGQTTVEARLVDGRLEHLQVTPASRAKDVVLPDWVRR